One Ananas comosus cultivar F153 linkage group 1, ASM154086v1, whole genome shotgun sequence DNA window includes the following coding sequences:
- the LOC109710329 gene encoding aminoacyl tRNA synthase complex-interacting multifunctional protein 1-like isoform X2, with protein sequence MMAAATSMMSGSRLLLLSSSSSSSSFFFSFSSSTLRRLFSSPPPSPSSSSSPLALSRSLYTRRRSLLSPVLHFPSRRCRCCRRRPRPRCCCCFCSEATPQCQSQAEEAPPPSDPVREAAEALDIRVGRVLRAWRHPEADSLYVEEVDVGEAEPRTICSGLVDYIPLDHLQDCKVVVLANLKPRNMRGIKSNGMLMAASDESHKTVELLIPPEGSITGERIWFGSEEEKDRQPDAATPNQIVGRPILCLKRRFVVSCLGKPDLLPVHQAIT encoded by the exons atgatggcTGCGGCGACGTCGATGATGAGCGGAAGCCGCCtactcctcctctcctcctcttcctcctcctcctcctttttcttctccttctcctcctccaccctCCGGAgactcttctcttctcctcctccttctccttcgtcgtcgtcgtcgccccTAGCACTTTCTAGAAGCTTATACACGCGGCGCCGCAGCCTCCTCTCGCCCGTCCTCCATTTCCCCTCGCGTCGCTgtcgctgctgccgccgccgcccccgcccccgctgctgctgctgcttctgctccGAAGCGACCCCCCAATGCCAATCCCAGGCAGAGGAGGCGCCGCCCCCGTCGGATCCGGtgagggaggcggcggaggcgttGGACATCAGGGTGGGGCGCGTGCTGAGGGCGTGGCGGCATCCGGAGGCCGACTCGCTCTACGTGGAGGAAGTGGACGTGGGGGAGGCCGAGCCCCGGACCATCTGCAGCGGCCTCGTCGACTACATTCCCTTGGACCACCTCCAG GACTGTAAAGTTGTTGTCCTCGCAAATCTTAAGCCTAGGAATATGCGCGGCATCAAGTCGAATGGTATGCTGATGGCTGCTTCTGATGAGTCTCATAAGACTGTTGAGCTTCTTATACCACCAGAAGGTTCAATCACTGGTGAGaggatttggtttggttcagaagaagaaaaagataggCAACCTGATGCTGCAACACCTAATCAG ATAGTTGGAAGGCCTATTCTCTGCTTGAAAAGAAG atttgtagtgtCATGTTTGGGAAAGCCAGACCTCCTACCCGTGCATCAAGCTATCACATAA
- the LOC109710345 gene encoding DNA repair RAD52-like protein 2, chloroplastic, producing MEAAASAVAGSALIPTIAAAAARTEARARLLTLSSSPSPSPSLFLKSPVVRPLVAASSSEKGAGKRVARAAAAVPTSNYVVPLDKASGITRPLVEILRDLNKRVPDKIIDPHHNSIPWYHANRMLSFYAPGWCGEVRDVIFSDNGNVTVIYRVTIRGTDGEAHREATGTVSLEDGQFEDPVAAAEEAAFCKACARFGFGLYLYHEEEAP from the exons ATGGAAGCCGCAGCCTCAGCCGTGGCCGGGTCGGCTCTGATCCccaccatcgccgccgccgccgcacgcACGGAGGCGAGGGCGCGGCTGCTGACGttgtcgtcgtcgccgtcgccgtcgccgtcccTGTTTTTGAAGAGCCCTGTTGTCCGGCCTCTTGTGGCCGCGTCCTCGTCGGAGAAGGGGGCGGGTAAGAGGGTGGCGCGTGCTGCGGCGGCCGTGCCAACGAGCAACTACGTGGTGCCGCTGGACAAGGCCTCCGGGATCACCCGCCCCCTGGTGGAGATCTTGAGGGATCTCAACAAGCGCGTCCCCGACAAGATCATCGATCCCCACCACAACTCCATCCCCTG GTACCATGCCAACAGAATGTTGAGCTTTTATGCCCCAG GTTGGTGTGGAGAAGTACGTGATGTTATATTCTCCGACAATGGAAATGTGACAGTGATATATCGTGTAACAATACGAGGAACAGATGGAGAG GCACACAGGGAGGCAACAGGAACTGTGTCTTTAGAAGATGGCCAGTTTGAAGATCCAGTGGCTGCAGCAGAAGAAGCAGCTTTTTGCAAAGCCTGCGCACGGTTTGGTTTCGGCTTGTACCTTTACCATGAAGAGGAGGCGCCATAG
- the LOC109717103 gene encoding ankyrin repeat domain-containing protein 2A-like: MASQDENTSSKSEASSTQQRQAGRRGAAASSSPSAGFPANPFDFSSMTDLLNDPTIKEMAEQIARDPVFNQMADQLQRSVQGAGEEGIPQLDPQQYISTMQQVMQNQQFITMAERLGSALMQDPAMSNMLESLTSPSNKEQLEERMGRIKEDPTLKPILDEIESGGPAAMMKYWNDPEVLQKIGQAMGVGSSGEAANSSELSGPEETEEEAGDEDESVVHHTASIGDAEGLKKALDSGADKDEEDSEGRRALHFACGYGEVKCAQILLEAGAAVDALDKNKNTPLHYAAGYGRKECVALLLEHGAAVTLQNLDGKTPIDVAKLNHQDEVLKLLEKDAFL, translated from the exons ATGGCTTCCCAAG ATGAGAATACGAGCTCCAAATCGGAGGCGTCATCAACGCAGCAGCGGCAAGCCGGACGTCGCGGGGCTGCTGCTTCGTCGTCGCCGTCCGCCGGATTTCCTGCGAACCCTTTCGATTTCTCATCCATGACCGACCTGCTCAAT GACCCAACTATAAAAGAGATGGCAGAGCAGATAGCGAGGGATCCTGTATTCAATCAAATGGCTGATCAGCTTCAGAGAAGCGTTCAAGGTGCAGGAGAAGAAGGTATCCCTCAGTTGGACCCTCAACAATACATATCTACTATGCAACAGGTCATGCAGAATCAACAATTCATTACGATGGCTGAGCGCCTTGGAAGTGCTTTAATGCAG GATCCAGCTATGTCTAACATGCTCGAGAGTTTGACTAGTCCATCTAATAAAGAACAACTTGAAGAACGAATGGGACGCATCAAGGAAGACCCTACGTTGAAGCCAATTCTTGATGAGATAGAGAGTGGTGGTCCAGCTGCAATGATGAA GTATTGGAATGACCCTGAAGTTCTGCAAAAGATTGGCCAGGCCATGGGTGTTGGTTCTTCGGGAGAGGCTGCGAATTCTTCTGAACTTTCTGGACCTGAAGAAACAGAGGAAGAAGCTGGAGATGAGGATGAATCTGTTGTCCATCACACTGCGAGTATAGGTGATGCTGAG GGTTTAAAGAAAGCTTTGGATTCTGGAGCAGACAAGGATGAAGAAGACTCTGAGGGCAGGAGAGCTTTACATTTTGCATGTGGATATGGTGAG GTTAAATGTGCTCAGATCCTTCTTGAGGCAGGGGCCGCCGTGGATGCATTGGACAAGAACAAAAACACTCCGCTGCATTATGCTGCTGGTTATGGAAGGAAGGAATGCGTGGCGCTGCTATTGGAGCATGGCGCTGCTGT CACTCTGCAAAATTTGGACGGGAAGACCCCAATCGATGTTGCCAAGCTCAACCACCAGGATGAGGTGCTCAAGTTGCTTGAGAAGGATGCCttcctataa
- the LOC109710329 gene encoding aminoacyl tRNA synthase complex-interacting multifunctional protein 1-like isoform X1 — MMAAATSMMSGSRLLLLSSSSSSSSFFFSFSSSTLRRLFSSPPPSPSSSSSPLALSRSLYTRRRSLLSPVLHFPSRRCRCCRRRPRPRCCCCFCSEATPQCQSQAEEAPPPSDPVREAAEALDIRVGRVLRAWRHPEADSLYVEEVDVGEAEPRTICSGLVDYIPLDHLQDCKVVVLANLKPRNMRGIKSNGMLMAASDESHKTVELLIPPEGSITGERIWFGSEEEKDRQPDAATPNQVQKKKIWESVQPHLRTTDSCAAVLLAGTAHPMQTSAGTVTCNSLRNARIS, encoded by the exons atgatggcTGCGGCGACGTCGATGATGAGCGGAAGCCGCCtactcctcctctcctcctcttcctcctcctcctcctttttcttctccttctcctcctccaccctCCGGAgactcttctcttctcctcctccttctccttcgtcgtcgtcgtcgccccTAGCACTTTCTAGAAGCTTATACACGCGGCGCCGCAGCCTCCTCTCGCCCGTCCTCCATTTCCCCTCGCGTCGCTgtcgctgctgccgccgccgcccccgcccccgctgctgctgctgcttctgctccGAAGCGACCCCCCAATGCCAATCCCAGGCAGAGGAGGCGCCGCCCCCGTCGGATCCGGtgagggaggcggcggaggcgttGGACATCAGGGTGGGGCGCGTGCTGAGGGCGTGGCGGCATCCGGAGGCCGACTCGCTCTACGTGGAGGAAGTGGACGTGGGGGAGGCCGAGCCCCGGACCATCTGCAGCGGCCTCGTCGACTACATTCCCTTGGACCACCTCCAG GACTGTAAAGTTGTTGTCCTCGCAAATCTTAAGCCTAGGAATATGCGCGGCATCAAGTCGAATGGTATGCTGATGGCTGCTTCTGATGAGTCTCATAAGACTGTTGAGCTTCTTATACCACCAGAAGGTTCAATCACTGGTGAGaggatttggtttggttcagaagaagaaaaagataggCAACCTGATGCTGCAACACCTAATCAG GtccagaagaagaagatatggGAATCTGTTCAACCTCACCTTAGAACTACAGACAGCTGTGCTGCTGTTCTTCTTGCTGGCACTGCACACCCCATGCAGACTTCAGCAGGCACGGTCACTTGCAATTCCTTGAGGAATGCAAGAATATCATAA